The Daucus carota subsp. sativus chromosome 7, DH1 v3.0, whole genome shotgun sequence genome window below encodes:
- the LOC108195976 gene encoding uncharacterized protein LOC108195976, translated as MENTSGPPGEELLLKKIQELEAGHAQLKQEMTRLIISGDHHSRGERQRSQSISPQRRSTAPARRRVAGSGCDGGMNMGGRHSSPLQRESRGGGGGGGVVPEMKMKFTDSQYLNILESMGQSVHIFDTNFHIFYWNKTAERLYGYTAAEAHGRTPLELLAEHQDHEIGYHIMSRTLAGESWTGQFPIKTKNGEKFIVVSTNTPFYDKNHKLVGVICVSTDSRPFQELRTSLSAAQAAQQSEANSSISRPRRIASARLGIDPQQPLQLAIASKISDMASKVSNKVKAKMKMGDNTIVHEGGSGDSHNSDRVVPDVTLSDHKEDALSSGHSTPRGDTHSPFGVFSSGAHDKFSAGKPNTDPGNENDGKPAIHKTITNKAEAWMGKKGISWPWKGNDREGSEPNATRFGWPWLHSDQENDSVKTSAAAPKPESQAFDTNRTAHSEAPGSWSSSFNVNSTSSASSCGSTSSSTVNKMDMDSDSLDYEILWEDLTVGEQIGQGSCGTVFHALWYGSDVAVKLFSRQEYSDEVIHAFKQEVSLMKRLRHPNILLFMGAVTSPERLGIVTEFLPRGSLFRLLQRSTTRIDWRRRIHMALDIARGVNYLHHCSPPIVHRDLKSSNLLVDKNWTVKVGDFGLSRLKHETFLTTKTGKGTPQWMAPEVLRNEPSDEKSDVYSYGVILWEIATEKIPWDNLNSMQVIGAVGFMNHRLEIPKEVDPQFASIIESCWHSEPRSRPSFQELLEKLKDLLRQHVAQSQAARSNAGDGS; from the exons ATGGAGAACACAAGTGGTCCCCCAGGCGAGGAGCTCCTGCTGAAGAAGATCCAAGAGCTCGAAGCAGGGCATGCACAGCTCAAACAAGAGATGACAAGACTTATAATATCAGGTGATCATCACAGTAGAGGTGAACGGCAAAGATCACAATCTATATCTCCGCAAAGAAGGTCAACGGCTCCTGCTCGCCGGAGAGTCGCCGGAAGTGGGTGTGACGGTGGGATGAACATGGGTGGTAGACATTCGTCGCCGTTGCAGAGGGAGAgtagaggtggtggtggtggtggtggggtGGTGccggagatgaagatgaagtttACTGATAGTCAGTATTTGAATATTTTGGAGTCTATGGGTCAGTCTGTTCACATTTTTGATaccaattttcatattttttactg GAACAAAACGGCTGAGCGGCTATATGGTTATACTGCGGCGGAAGCTCATGGGAGGACTCCTTTAGAACTCTTAGCAGAACATCAAGATCATGAGATAGGTTATCATATAATGAGCCGTACATTAGCTGGGGAGAGCTGGACGGGGCAGTTCCCGATTAAGACTAAGAATGGGGAGAAGTTTATAGTTGTGAGTACTAACACGCCTTTTTATGATAAGAATCATAAGTTGGTTGGTGTTATCTGTGTGTCAACTGATTCGAGGCCATTTCAAGAACTGAGGACCAGTCTGTCTGCAGCGCAGGCTGCGCAGCAATCTGAAGCCAATTCTAGTATTAGCCGTCCTAGAAGAATTGCTTCGGCTAGACTAGGGATAGATCCACAGCAGCCACTACAACTTGCAATCGCCTCAAAGATATCAGATATG GCTTCCAAAGTGAGCAATAAAGTAAAAGCAAAAATGAAGATGGGAGATAACACCATTGTTCATGAGGGTGGAAGTGGAGACAGTCACAATTCTGATCGTGTTGTGCCAGATGTGACTCTCTCTGACCACAAGGAAGATGCACTTTCAAGTGGGCATAGCACCCCCAGAGGAGATACTCATTCTCCATTCGGAGTCTTCTCTTCTGGTGCCCATGACAAGTTTTCAGCTGGAAAGCCAAACACAGATCCTGGTAACGAAAATGATGGAAAACCTGCTATCCACAAAACTATTACTAACAAGGCAGAGGCATGGATGGGTAAGAAAGGTATATCATGGCCATGGAAAGGAAATGATCGGGAAGGGTCAGAACCAAATGCTACTCGTTTTGGCTGGCCCTGGCTGCATAGTGATCAAGAAAATGACTCTGTTAAGACATCTGCAGCTGCTCCAAAACCAGAAAGTCAGGCATTTGACACAAATAGAACTGCTCACAGTGAGGCTCCAGGTTCCTGGTCGTCCTCATTTAATGTCAACAGTACTAGCAGTGCAAGTAGTTGTGGCAGTACTAGTAGTAGCACTGTTAATAAAATGGACATGGATAGCGATTCCTTGGACTATGAAATATTGTGGGAAGACTTGACAGTTGGAGAGCAGATTGGGCAAG GTTCTTGTGGGACTGTCTTCCATGCTCTGTGGTATGGATCA GATGTTGCAGTCAAGTTATTTTCCAGGCAGGAATATTCAGATGAGGTCATACATGCTTTCAAGCAAGAG GTGTCCCTGATGAAAAGGCTACGGCATCCGAACATTCTGCTTTTTATGGGCGCGGTAACTTCACCAGAGCGTCTTGGCATTGTCACGGAGTTTCTTCCCCG TGGAAGTTTGTTCCGGTTGCTACAGAGGAGTACCACTCGAATAGACTGGAGAAGACGTATACACATGGCACTGGATATT GCAAGAGGCGTGAATTATCTTCATCATTGCAGCCCGCCGATAGTTCATCGTGATTTGAAGTCTTCAAACCTTCTTGTAGACAAGAACTGGACCGTAAAG GTTGGAGACTTTGGTTTGTCACGTCTCAAGCATGAAACTTTTCTGACAACAAAAACAGGAAAAGGAACG CCCCAATGGATGGCCCCAGAAGTTCTACGGAATGAACCTTCAGATGAAAA GTCTGACGTGTACAGCTATGGGGTGATATTGTGGGAAATAGCTACTGAGAAGATTCCTTGGGACAATCTTAACTCAATGCAG GTGATTGGAGCTGTCGGGTTCATGAACCACCGGCTAGAGATCCCTAAAGAGGTGGATCCACAGTTTGCTTCCATAATTGAGAGCTGTTGGCACAG TGAGCCAAGAAGCCGCCCGAGTTTCCAAGAATTGCTAGAAAAGCTTAAAGATCTGCTGAGACAGCATGTTGCTCAATCTCAAGCAGCCCGCTCAAATGCAGGAGACGGTTCCTAA